One segment of Solanum stenotomum isolate F172 chromosome 1, ASM1918654v1, whole genome shotgun sequence DNA contains the following:
- the LOC125853266 gene encoding uncharacterized protein LOC125853266, which yields MDESQISPNDAVGKVLGKEHSGRVRCLGLGVVPSKVFKQVRPRFGGASASSSEGSCSSQCQENHNQMMNAHNQMMNAFKAYMIMKEGMIPEQFAGFFASPSTNSSTTTPSDAASEPIPPVHTRRSCSGDSNPSHDNR from the exons ATGGATGAGTCTCAAATTTCGCCAAATGATGCTGTTGGTAAGGTTTTAGGAAAAGAGCACTCTGGAAGGGTTAGATGTTTGGGATTAGGAGTTGTCCCAAGTAAAGTTTTTAAACAAGTAAGACCGCGTTTTGGTGGTGCAAGTGCTTCAAGTAGTGAAGGCTCATGTTCGTCCCAATGCCAAGAAAACCACAATCAAATGATGAATGCTCATAATCAAATGATGAATGCTTTTAAGGCGTATATGATAATGAAAGAAGGGATGATACCAGAACAATTTGCGGGGTTCTTTGCTTCTCCTTCGACAAATTCTTCTACAACAACT cCAAGTGATGCTGCTAGTGAACCAATTCCGCCTGTGCACACAAGAAGATCATGCAGTGGTGATAGTAATCCTAGCCATGACAACCGTTGA